The genomic window TTAGACTACAGTTATACCAATAAAATATTGAACAATGATTACCCCATTAAATTTTACATGACTTTATTTACCATTAGAATTGATGTAGATAATGCATCTTGTTTTGAAGAAAATACATGTATACATGACTCCGTACCTGCCGATCTGTGATATAACCTGGTGGTCCTATATATTCTGTGTTGTCTAGTTGCACCTTCGTGTTCTTTTATTAATTTTTATCCATATCGATCGCACGGTTACACTTCAATGAGTTGTGGCTGTTGCCCTTTTTATTGAGAGCATAAAGATTGATTATGTAGTATTATGTTTAGCAGTTAAGAATGTTGACTTGCTAGTGTCGTGCCTTTTTTAACCATTGTCTAACTCTCTTTTGCCTCAGATTTCTACAATTGTTTCTATGTTGACTCTTTTTAATTTGTATTTCTCCTCCATTCAGTTCTCTGGAGAAATTTCATACGAATTAAAAGATCCAGCCTGCATTTACGTGATCTTAAAGAAGCCAGATGACTTGAATGCACTTTCAGCAAATATCACAAAATGGCTTTCTGAAGTAGAAAATTCAAAGGTGCACTGCAAGTCTCCTCCAAATGTTCCCTTTTTCCATAAATAGTGTTCTATTTGTTTCTTATCCAAACTTTGAATGAAGTTATTCGAGTATCtaagattttttattttgttaGCCAATATACTTCTGCAGATATAACTGTGTTCCTAGTTCGTCTTAGCCAATCTTTGATGCTTTGTTGTACAGATCAGTAAATTGGATGCTATGTTTGATCTAGCAAACTTTGCTGTCAAGGGGTGCCAAAGGACTGATGGCTGTTCTGGCTCCCAGCACACTTCGTGCATTCAAAAGAAGATCATACAGTACTTTAGTAAGAACTATGCCACCTCATACAATGACCACTGTACTCAGCCACACAGGAGCAGGTTTGTGCGCTTCATCTTCCCAATTCAAACAGACAACGATGATCCGCATGTACTTTGAACTGCTCTAATCCAAAACTTTATTTGACTCGCCGTTTCATTTTGCTTCCTGCAGCCCATTCTTGCAAGCTGATATAAAGGTATGGGCAATCGCTTCCACCGTGATTTTTGTCTTTGTCGCAATTCGCCATGACAACACCTTCACTGCCCCACAGGTGTTCCTTCAAAGCAATTCGTTTGCGAAATTCACGCCAAGGGCCGTTGCTAGGATTATGCATGGCATATCAAGCCCGGCTTTTCCATCTGCCACCTGGTCCAAGAACCACTTCTGgtctctcttctctccctctcATGTCTATCTTTTCCTTCCCACCAATTTATGTATCTCATGGCTGAAATTTTGGTTGGCAGGGGGCGCTATGTGGAGGTTGATTTCCCAGTGGTCATGGAAGCTGCCAAAGCCGAACTAGTCAAATTCGTGGGAAAAGGAGAGTAGAATCGTAGTACTCATCGGCACGGCAATAGGAACAGTTGCCTTCACTAGTTCACTGGGTGCGTGTGCTGTACCGAGTAGAACGCTTGCAGGCTGCAACCAATGATAGAAAGCTACCACAGGTTCGTGCCTTCTTCCCGGCTAGTCCGCAGTTGGTACACATGCTTATGCATCATGCCATGAACTGCTATCGTTGTTTGCCATCAGGCTTGGACCTCCTGAAATGAAGCATCAACCAGGTCTGGTCTGATTGTCTGAATGCGTGCTGGGCAGCGATATTTATTCAAGCAATGCTGATGCTGCCAAGTGTCAACCAAGCTGGCTGCTGGCTAGACTTCTGCCGTGTGTGGTAAGGTTTAGGGAGCCGCGCGAAGAAAAGGGGGGAAAACGATGGTAGGTGTGTCCAGGAAGCAATGATGCAGAGCCATCACCCATCACTGTAAATGATGAGGTGGTATCTGCTTGATTGTGAAAATGTTGTTCACCACGGCTGGAGATTAGAAGCTGTGTGCGATCAAGAGTTCCAGATCCGTGGTTCATCCATCACTGCTCTCGGTACTTGGGTTGCTTTACGCGGCCACGATCGATGCCATTTCAGGGGCCAGCGCAGGTTTCGTGCCACATGCCATGCGCCCTGTTcacctgatttgttgtgagaggaaaatattgtttgTGCTTCGTTTCGTTGCCATCATTGTAGACAAGACACCCGTTCCAAAGCGGCTGGCGGGTCTTGCAGTTCCTGTTCGCTAGATCTGGTCCGGCATTGATTGCATGCCGAGGAGGCGAACACTCCGTCTTTCGATCGGTCTCTTTGCACGGCTGTGGACCTGCGTCTGTCTAGATGAGACGAGACGCAGCTGGCGGCGGCTAACCATGTGCCTGCCCATAAGTTGTTCGGCGGTAGGATGAAATCATTTGTGAGTTGGTGGAACGATCAGATGCACATCCAAATCGTTTTGTTGTTTATGCTGCCTGAACACATCAGCGCAGCGTTCTTGGTTGTAGTGAGTAGGAACAGAAGGGTAAGAAAATAATCCTGACTGATCATACCTGTGGAGTTCAGTGGACACAGCATATTCTTCAAGCCAAATCTAGCGACTGGAGCATATCCAGGACCACGGAGGCACCGGGCACGGACCAGGCTTACGGAGTTATTACGGTGACGCTTACACTTGTGTACGTGTACTCCTACCCAACTCGAAGGAATCAAGAAAATAGGCCCTAGAAGAACACAAAACATTTACGTGCGCCGATATGAGAAATGTTTCTTGGAGCTTCGCTTGGCAACAATCCGAGTAATCGTCGGTTGATACCTACGTTTGCGTGGACGATCTGCATCCATGGCGTACAAAGGAAATTGCTATTGCTACTAGGCTGGACAGTCGTAGCTCGTACCGTACGTGCAAGCGCGTAACGTAACGGAGCTGTACCGTATTACGGCGGCTTTTTATTTAcaaaagagaaaaataaaggGGAAGAATTGATAAGGAGGGGAAGAAGAAATTAGAAAAAGACCGAAGaatgcgtggggaaggcccaacaTAGGACTACCACATACGAAGCCACAAACATCGAGGAAAGAATAAACAGCGAGGCGCTCGTCAAATGCTTTTAGCTGTGTGTCGTTATAAAAGTTGCTAATTATTTATAAGTCATTAAAAAATTAAGTTCTGTGTTATTGCTCTAAAATCTTTTGCCCTCCGCGCCACTTCCGTCAGATTTGACTCTAACGatatcaaactgcaggtgtgaaaagtcaaaaataccctcagGTCTAaatatgtaattaatttttttagcattttaaccatctcaaattaaaaaactcaaaactagaaaattgtagatctcgtcgagatctacaatatttatatataaattatCTTCAATTGATTCCGtataaaaaatatgatttttctaagacatattaatcatatcaaatcatatctttttttataCGAAATTAaaagaagataatttttatacaaaaattgtagatattGTTAAGGTCTataactttttagttttgagtttttttatttaagctcattaagatgctcaaaaaaattaattgtATATTTATACCtggggtatttttgacttttcacacccaTGGTTTTGAGCCAAATCTGACCAGAAGTAGCGTGAAGGGTAAAAAAGTTTACAGTAGTGGCCTACGAAAACTTAACTTTTTTAATGGTTTTGTGTAATTATCAATTTTTATAATGGCGCTAGGAAAAAGCCTCTCAATAAAATCCAAACCCAGAAGCCTCCTCGTCCCTCGCAGTTGCTTCCTCGCGGTGGATTCGCATCTTCCGCGGCAGGGAGGGTACTCCGCCGGTCGGCGGGAGGAGAAGAGGGGAGAGGAGCTTCGAGATGGCgacggccgccgccgcagcgCGCTTTGTGAACTACCCGCTCGTCGCGGCGCTCCTCGCGTTCGCCGTCGCGCAGtcctccaagttcttcaccacCTGGTGAGTCAACCCGCCAGCTGTACGTCTTCCGCCCCGTCCCCCGCTCATGCTCCCGCCCCGCCGCTGTGCATTTCTGTGCGGCGATTTGGATCCTCGGTGGGCGCGTCGTTGTTGCTTACGCTTTCGGTGCTCCCGTGCGAGCAATGCTTAGCCGAAGTGGAATCGTATGAAATTTTCGTGGTTTTGGGGTTCGTAGATTGTCCGCCAAGTACATACATGTTTCATGGTTGTCTCTGTGTTCAGTGATTTTAGGTTATTTTTGTTTGGTTGCACAGTTTTCCAGCTAGAGTGCAGTTCCTATGGTAGTTGTAGTTCCCTTTCCCACGCGTAACTGCTTCAGTGTTTAGACTGCAGGTCGTATGGTAGCTGTAGTTCCCTTCCCCCCGTCTCACCGCATCAGTGTTTTAGATTAAGTTCGTCACGATATTATGGTCTGCCGCATCTGCTCTTGCAAAATATGCAGTCACTACTTATCCACAGGATATTTTGTGTATGAGGGTTAGCAGAAATACCaaatgcatgtgctgtgggaattGAACGGCAATTTTAGTGGCATTAGAGAATTTTTCCCCGTCAATTTTTGGTATGTGTTGTACTGGAGTAGTGGAGACACCACTTGGGAGCACAATATTAGTTATTTGACTTTTGCTGTTAGCACTTAGAATATGTAGTGTTGTGCAATTCAGGTATGGAGCACTTTGGAACCCATAATTCTTCTCGCCCTTTAGGGCTCTACTACCCTAAAACCTGTATTCTGGTTCTATTGTGAATGCTAAACTAAGTATCCCAGTTTGTTCAATGGAGCAGATTGGATTGTCTGTGTTTGGTTGCTTACTGTTTATGTTTGTTTCAAGCATATAATGGTTGCAAGTATAGTAAGCAATCGAAATTACTCTGGTTCTTCCTTGATATTATTGGAAGATTATGTCACTGTATTATTAGTTATTGGTCTTTCTTGGTAATCTGAAAACATATTTGTGCTGTCCAAGTTAGGTATGAAGAGCATTGGAACCAGAGTTGTTCTTGCTCCTTTGGGCTGTACTATCTAAGACCTGTATTCTGGTTCTATTAGGAATGCTAAAACAAATATCCCAGGATGTCAGAGTGGCTTGGTTGTGTCAATTTGTTTGTATTGCTTGTATTTGGTCACATACTGTTTTTGTTAGTTACAAAGAGTAGCTGTAGGTATGGTAAGTAATCTAAATAACTCTTTTTCCTTGTTAACGTATAATGGAAGATTTGGTCAACATAGATGGTAACTTTGGTATCTGTGTATTGTGCATGCATGAAAATAGGCCCTGCCATTGCCATTGGATTTAACTGTCTCACTGTTTTGTAGCTGAACAGTACTATAATGATATTTTTTTTGACATGCCTGATATTGTCGACAAAATTGATTGCTTGGTGATCGTTTGATGACACAATCACATGAAACACCTAATTGGCATCAGGACAGAAATTTTAGGAACACTGTATTCTAACTGGACTTTGGTCACTCATATCCTTGTTCTCTTGATCTTATGTAGTTTGCTATAACAATTGATTTGCTCTGCTCTAATTATGTGGCCATAAtcaatttggatttgaaaaaggTATGAAGAAACTCACAAACATCAATAAGTAATATGTATTTTTTAATGACAGATTTAAAGTCCTTGTGTATCGTGTAACTGAATTCAtcttggcataggaatttttttTCCACCTCGAACGAACCGATATCATTACCAAAAAGCAACGAAATTACAAAAGTTTAACAATCCATAGTGTGATACTCAACTGAGCTAACAAACTGCCAGATTGAACTGAACACACAGGGTTCAGCCAACAGGCGACCAAAAACCGCCGAAACCCAACATAGACTAGAAAAAGGACAGCACAAACGATGACCAAGTTTTACACTACTCACTGTCAAGGCTAAGAACTTTGTTGCAAGCCCAGATCCGCTAATACAGCAGGCTGGTTCCAAGCTGCACGCCTTCCCAGACACCCACACTGTAAACTTCTTGTTTAGATGATCGTGATTCTGTTGTCTCCGTAGGAAATGCTGGTAATGATACTAAATCAAAACCATACTCAGATATGATTGATTTTTGGTCCATATCACCTTAGTGTATACTCTGAAGATGGCTTTTCTATTTATTCCATTTTTTCCAAACACTTATTCtgtcaatgctttggtgtaggtACAAAGATGGCCGGTGGGACGCCAGACAGTTTATAGCTTCTGGGGGGATGCCATCATCCCACTCAGCTACAGTGACTGCACTTGCAGTGGCTGTGGGAATCCAAGAAGGCTTTCGTAGTGCAACCTTTGCAACCGCACTGGTCTTTGCATGCGTGGTGCGAACATTATTGAAGTTATTTATTCATTATTTAATTGTTTGTCTAGTTGTATGGAATGTTGGACTagtttgtactccctccattacaaattataagacgttttggtatttagacatagtgtatatctaagtgcatagcaaaagttatgaccgaaaacgtcttataatttggaacggagggagtactaaatAGTTAGCTTGATTTAGCTCTTCTGCATCAAGGTACTCTGCAAATCTTTTTCATATTAAACTACTGCTTGAACTGCATTTTGATGGCAGTACTCAGAGTTCATCTACTTTTTGCAGTGAGTCAAGGATGTGCATATCTTGCTAGATGTTACTTATTCTTATGAATGCAACCTTTGGTTTGACTTAGTTTGAACTTTTGCTTGCAGGTTATGCATGATGCTTTTGGAGTTCGGTTACATGCCGGAAAGCAGGCAGAGGTTTGCCACCATCACCCTAAGATGTCATATATGGCCTTGTGTTTAAACAGAGCACCAACATTTTCTGCAAAATTCCTATTTTACTTTAGTTACATTGATAAGTTTTCTGCTTTTGGCATAAAAATTTGTAATACTTTCCTGGATGATATATGCCTTTTTCATGGGTTACTTGATAAATAAATCATTGAAGAGTATCCTTATCTGAGATGATTGCTCTGTTCTCAAACACTTCACTTTTATGCCTGCAAAGATGGATGAAAAATGTACTTTTGAAATTCTTCATTGAAATCCAATTGTGATTAACATGAAGTAGGAAGTAACCTTTTCTTATGAAATGATATTTCTATCCTGTTTACATGCTCTGTCACCAGTTAATGTCAAATTTATTTGGTTAATAATTAATAATTTGAAGATATAATCTCTCATTCAATACGGTATTTTTCAAGTTCCTGTAACAGGAAGGCAAGATGGATGCTTATGCTGTTTATGCAAATCGTTTCAGGTGCTGAATCAAATTGTCTATGAGCTACCAGAAGAACACCCATTATCCGAGACAAAGCCATTGCGTGAAATCCTTGGACATACTGTTCCTCAGGTTGAATTAAATGCTTCGTATTGCCTCCCTTGATGATTTAACTATTCTGTGGCCTTGCTGGTTAGGAAAGACAGTCAATACTAAAATAAGATAGAGTGATTGGGATATAGGACGGTTCCTTTTCAGTTTATCATATAATGATCTTATGCATTGTCACTCAAACAATGGATATATGAAGATGATGCAATTTGGTAACTATAGGCTATAGCACTCCTAACCTGTGATTGACAATCAGTTTCAGCGTGTAAAAACCCTATTAACCTACTATCCTGAAAAATGCTTAAAAAACTCTGATGATTGAACCTCTCTTCTAATTGTCCGACACAACAATTTGACAGCAGTCACAATCAGATAGTACATGGAACATCTAGGTGTAATATATTCTCTCTTTGGACATGTCAGGTTGTGGCCGGTTGCATCCTTGGAATCCTCATGGCTGTCGTTATGCACTTGGCTCTCGGGAGTTCTTAGTCAAGTGTTGTTCCTGGATGTCGTGATAGATGATCACCTTCGCTGGTGATGGCTATAAAGCATGAAAGCATGATCTCCTCATGGATCTGGTTGTCCAAGTGTTTGACGGTACAAAGTTCTAACCGATTTAGATATGGGCTGTAGGATATAGGTCGTAGCTCGAGTTGGTTGCTGTAAATCTGAAAGGTTTTACTTTTAACTCCAACCACGGTGTAATGGAAGCCTTGTTATAAATCAGCAGTAGTAAGATCATTATGAGGTAACGATCAGTATAGTCGATGTCATGCCATCACATTTGTTTTCTGCTTGTTTAGTTCTTCAGTTCAATACGTTTCATTGATACCTTGAGTTGCGGGGTCATACCATCTCTACAGTgtttcgtttcgctgaaatttggcttatgctgatgcttacgATGATTTGTTGTGAGATGAAAATATTGTTCATTCGCTCAAAAGTACTGATGAAGTAGTGCTGAAGAACAGGGCAAAATCCTGTTTGAATTGACATTTACTCTGTTTTGATCAGGAATCCTTTGACAAGAATTTTAATTAAACCTCTTAACAAAGCACCATAAAGTTTGGTCCCCAATAGTGTATGAGACTagtctcaatggagagtttcatGTCGCAGTCATCAAGACTATTACATCAGATTTTGTGTTGTTATCTGGCCAACGGGTTTGATTAGATGAAACTCGAAAAAACTAtttatctctctctctccataATTAATCAGGCAACTCAGCAAATTTGCTGATGTGCCAAATAAAACTCATTTGAAACCCCATTGAAGCCTAAttgtatatatttgtttttttctaTAAGCCTGATTAAAGTGGGCctctttggaacgcaggaatttcacaggaatcccacaggaatttcacaggaatcagttcaatttcacaggaaaaacgcaggaatGGGGAAAAAATCtcgcattccaaacaggccctaaagaaGTTTGATTTATGATAAAATTAAAACGATCCACGTTTTAGAACAGTAGTTCTGGGGGTGAAAAGATAGTCTCAATACTCTCATACAGGTCGGTTCAATGCTGTTTGGTTTTGGTTAGCTTTTGCGGAGAGATGCGCGTGACGTAACCCTCAATGGCGAGAGACGAACGGTATTATGCTATCCGATATCGCATCAACGGATTAAATGACAGCCAAACCAAATGGTAAGTAACATGATCCAATTCCGATGTAAACCAGGGCAAAAGATTGAACCAAACATGATAGTTTTACATAGACGGATAGACCACCATATTATCATATAAGCACAAGTGCACAACTAAAAGCATCCAGAGCAGATAATATGCAATGTGCTTTACAAGGTTGTTCATATCGTATCATGTTTGAAGGTCACCCGTCCTTATTTCGATGGCTGCATTAAACAGCAAGGCGTTATTTCTGAAAGCCTGACTGCTGACTGCACTGCCAAcaaaagcatatgcatgtattcaGAGCTTGCACGGTGAAGCACCTGGATGGTGCGCCACGATGAGGTTGTACGCGTCGAGCGTGAGGAAGTCGTCCAGCTCCGGCGCGGTGCACTGCCGGCTGAAGATCCTGCCTGCCTCCTCGTACCGCCCCTTCCGGAACCTCTCGTGGCCGACCTCTGCCTCCACCCTGGCCATCTCCTCCTCGACGACGCGTGCGAGCAGCTCCGGCGTCGCGCgcacctccacgccgccggcgtCCAGCGCCGCGCCGTGGTGCAGCCACTGCCAGTTCTGGACGCGGCTGATCTCCGCCGTGGCCGCGTCCTCCATCAGGTTGTACAGCGGGACGGAGCCGGAGCCGGCCAGCCACGCCGCGAGGTACTGCACGCCCACGCGGACGTTGAGCCGCAGGCCGTCCACGGTGCGCGCGCCCCGCGGCGGCTGGATGAGGTCCTCCTCTTTGACGCCGGCGCCCTCGTGCCCCGCGACGTCCCCGATCTGGTTCGGCCTCCCGCCGAGGTGGCCCTCGAAGACCTCCCGGATCGCCGGGATGAGCCCCGGGTGAGCCGCCCACGTGCCGTCGTGCCCCGCGCACACCTCCCTCAGCTTGTCCTTGCGCACCAGCTCCAGCGCCGCCTCGTTCGCCGCCGCGTCGTCCTTGATCGGAATCTGAGCCGCCTGCGCGCGATTGAGTTCGTTCGTTGCACGGTTAGTTAAGTGACGTCGGACGCGCGCACGCGTGCATGGACGCCGCGAGGATATACGGTGAGCTTACCATGCCGCCCATGGCGTGGACGCCGCGGCGGTGGCAGGTGTGGATGAGGAGGTGGGAGTAGGAGCGCATGAAGTGCTGGGCCATGCCGACCAGGGCGCGGTCTGGGAGGAGGCGGTCCGGGTGGGCGCGGAACGTCTTGACGTAGCTGAAGATGTAGTCCCAGCGGCCGCAGTTGAGCCCCGCCGAGTGCTCGCGCAGCTCGTGCAGGATCTCGTTCATCTGGAAGACCGCCGGCAGCGTCTCCACCAGCACCGTCGCCCGGATGCTCCCCGGCTCGATCCCAGCAGCTTTCTCCGCTCTCTGGAACACCCCGTTCCATATCCTCGCTTCCCTGCAGCAAACGACGCACGTGTACGTTATACTAGAATGGAGCGAGCGTCCAGTGACTCACGTCACTGCCGCGCACGTGTGTGGTACACCGTGCACGCACCACCGAGGCACGCACGTACCTGGAGTGCTCCATCTTGGGCAGGTAAAAGAATGGGCCGAAGCCGGCGCCCTGGGCGGCGCGGAAGGCAGCGTGGTTGTGGAAGAAGTAGAGGCCGAAGTCGACGAGGCAGCCGATGGCCAGCTCGCCGTCGATGAGGATGTGCGCCTCGGGGAGGTGCCAGCCGCGGGGGCGGACGAAGAGCTTGGCGGTTCCGTCGTTGAGCTTGTACTCCCGCCCGCGCGCCGCGTCGCGGAAGGTGATGGTGCCAGCCACGGCGTCCCGCAGGTTGACCTGCCCGTGCATCAGGTTCTCCCACGTCGGCGACAGCGCGTCCTCGAAGTCAGCCTGCCACGATCTCTCGTCGTCTCAGCTCAGAACGGTCGACACATCACATATTAATTGTgcttcatccatccatccattcacCCGTACGTACGTACGCCAGCCAAAGCCAAGTTTGCACACGTGTGTGTACGTGCTTACCATGAAGACCTTGGCGCCGGAGTTGAGCGCGTTGATGACCATCTTCCGCGGCTCGGCGGGGCCCGTGATCTCCACGGTGCGGTCGGCCACCCCCGGAGGCACGGGCGCGCACGCCCAGTCCCCGTCGCGCACGAGCCTCGTGGCCGGGTCGAACCGCGGCAGCTCGCCGGTGTCGTACCGCCGCTGGGCCTCCCGCCGCTGCTCCATGGCGTAGCGGACGGCGCCGCGGAACTCGCGCTGCAGGCCGGCCACGAAGGCCAGCGCGTCGCGGGTGAGGATGCCCGCGAACTCACGGTCGTACCGGCCGCGGACGTCCACGCCCTCCGGCGCGTCGTAGcatggcgccggcgccgccgtggTGCTCGCAGCCATTGAAAGCGTTCGGCGTGAGCAGGGCAGTGGGTACTGGTGGGAACTTGGAACTGAAGAGCGTGCAGCTCCTGTCGAACTTGAAGTGCGCGTGTTTTTCTTCGGTCTCCAGGGAGAGCCGATATATATGGTGAGAGACTGAGAGCTCGCCCGGGACTGGAGGCGAGAGCGCAGGAGTGAATGTGTAGCGATCTTCTATTTTCGCATGGCGACAGCGGCAGCGTTCACTCCCATTCCGGCCCCGCGTCCGGCGCCCGGCGGCTCGTGCTAGTGACACCGTCCCCAGAGAGAAATCCCCACACCGAACAGCAGGCTGACGCCATGCGTGACAGAGATCGTAGGTACGGCCGAAATTATCTATCGATGACATGGATGAAGCAAGTGTCCAGTGAAGAATGACGAGGCGTCCATTCCAAtggaaaaacagagaaaaagGAGGTGAAGCATGGCAACAACGTGGTGGTGGTTACGATAAGGCCCCTCATGCATCATCAGCGTTTGCGGGATAAGCATGGGTGTGTGTAGGCGTAGCTTGTCACTACGGCACACCGTGAGGCGTGAGCAGGAGTGTTGGTTCAACTTGTACCATCCGCAGTTGGCCGCTTCTGCTCCTGTTCTTATCCGATCCGCCTGCCCCGTTTGGCGTTGGCGTGGCGTCGCTGGAGAGCCGTGGCGTCGTGGTGCAAGCCCACCGGTCCTAGTTGCTCGCTCGCTGACTATGCGGTgtggccggccgccggcgggagcGGGACCGATATCCCGCTCGGCCAGCCGGGACGAACCTTGCACGAGTCCTGCGTACGTGTGGaaacttttgttttttttaaacatCGCAATAATTTTATTCATCGAGAATAGTTACAGGGCTCATCTCCCAGATACAATTTTTTTAAACATCGCAATAATTTTATTCATCGAGAATAGTTACAGGGCTCATCTCCCCGTTTGGCGTTTATCACAAAAGCAAAGAATAAAACTACAGGGCTCATCTCTCAGATACAATTTTATTTCTATATTATAGCTCTCTTTGCCAATTCATGCGCCGTCTGATTTGCGTCCCTGCAATGTTCGATTGATATTTCCTGGAACCCGTTCTATACCGTAGCATATTCATCATCCATGAGTGTTTAGAACTGCTCCGCTCTATGTTTTTCTAGCTCCGTTCCACGTTTTTAGCCAAACGGTTTCAGCTCCACGCACTCTATTCGAGAAAAAAAGATAGAgctgtgagagcacctaaagaggtGCTCCACAGACTCCAGTTTTTTATGAAGCTGCTCCACGGTGGAGTTtgtggaacagtcccaaacacccccatATAATAGTTGTAGAATTTTTCGAGAAGCCCCCGTCCTTCATGGTCTCAACCACCTCCATACAGTCCGACTGGATGATCAACCACATCCTATGTGTTGAGCTAGCATCGATCCTTTCTTTAAAGTGTAAGCCTTACATGAGGTATGAAACTGTGAGCAGCCGCTAACACACCCCCTGAGCTATCTCTGATGATGGCGTCCACGCTTCCACAACCCACATCTTCATCAAAACTTACATCAATTATTACCATAACTTTACCTTCAGGTTGTTTTTTCCATCCTTCTCTGATTTTCATCACCTTCTTAGAAACCATTTTGTAATTCCTAGAGCTGCGATCGATATAGCTGACCTCGATGCTCGCTGGATGGTCTCACCATGAGTGTATTGCCATCGCTCCCACCTGATATACCAGCTTCCCACTAGAACTAGCTCCGCCATGGCAATATCCAGGCCTCTTCTCTTCTTATAGCCCTGTTCACTCaaacttatcagtcatggtataatatttttatttCACACCAAATCAATAAATAGTACTTTTCAGGGcttttcaacgaagcgaacatggccataaTTTCTTCTAGGACAATATATCTTGATCGATCACCTCCCACCGGTGGCGGTCAATCCGTTCCCTCATCGTAGCCACCGCCGAGCTCGTGCGCCCTCGGGCGCAGCCTCAGATACTGCCTCAGCAAGCTCCTCGCGTCGGCCCAGATCTGGATCCACGACGCCGCAACGCAACACCGAGATCGCTCTCGGCCTAGGGGTTGGGACCAA from Miscanthus floridulus cultivar M001 chromosome 11, ASM1932011v1, whole genome shotgun sequence includes these protein-coding regions:
- the LOC136493426 gene encoding malate synthase, glyoxysomal-like, which translates into the protein MAASTTAAPAPCYDAPEGVDVRGRYDREFAGILTRDALAFVAGLQREFRGAVRYAMEQRREAQRRYDTGELPRFDPATRLVRDGDWACAPVPPGVADRTVEITGPAEPRKMVINALNSGAKVFMADFEDALSPTWENLMHGQVNLRDAVAGTITFRDAARGREYKLNDGTAKLFVRPRGWHLPEAHILIDGELAIGCLVDFGLYFFHNHAAFRAAQGAGFGPFFYLPKMEHSREARIWNGVFQRAEKAAGIEPGSIRATVLVETLPAVFQMNEILHELREHSAGLNCGRWDYIFSYVKTFRAHPDRLLPDRALVGMAQHFMRSYSHLLIHTCHRRGVHAMGGMAAQIPIKDDAAANEAALELVRKDKLREVCAGHDGTWAAHPGLIPAIREVFEGHLGGRPNQIGDVAGHEGAGVKEEDLIQPPRGARTVDGLRLNVRVGVQYLAAWLAGSGSVPLYNLMEDAATAEISRVQNWQWLHHGAALDAGGVEVRATPELLARVVEEEMARVEAEVGHERFRKGRYEEAGRIFSRQCTAPELDDFLTLDAYNLIVAHHPAIEIRTGDLQT
- the LOC136493169 gene encoding uncharacterized protein; translation: MATAAAAARFVNYPLVAALLAFAVAQSSKFFTTWYKDGRWDARQFIASGGMPSSHSATVTALAVAVGIQEGFRSATFATALVFACVVMHDAFGVRLHAGKQAEVLNQIVYELPEEHPLSETKPLREILGHTVPQVVAGCILGILMAVVMHLALGSS